The following proteins are encoded in a genomic region of Mycolicibacterium rutilum:
- a CDS encoding alpha/beta fold hydrolase, with amino-acid sequence MAESRFTTNAGARIHYLDSGGDDRGAPIVFVPGFTCVAADYVEVLPVFGRRTVVVELRGHGRSSAPESSYDSTTLASDVGAVVDAVTDGPVHLVTFSRGTPYALSWALAHRDRVRSLSIGDYVPEEITLPGDVSTFLLDGRWRGTPVHERLNRAAGEAIFRAARRQSFWEALAQWQPPLLVVRSPHSPLIADEAWARYRELFPSAALHVFADSPHDIFRPDRDRYPALVRDHVDGVG; translated from the coding sequence ATGGCCGAATCACGCTTCACCACGAACGCCGGGGCTCGTATCCACTACCTGGACTCGGGCGGTGACGACCGGGGCGCGCCGATCGTGTTCGTGCCGGGCTTCACCTGCGTCGCCGCCGACTACGTCGAGGTGCTGCCGGTGTTCGGGCGCCGCACCGTCGTGGTGGAGCTGCGCGGACATGGCCGCAGCAGTGCACCCGAAAGCAGTTACGACTCAACAACACTGGCGTCTGACGTGGGAGCCGTCGTCGACGCGGTGACCGACGGTCCGGTCCATTTGGTGACGTTCTCGCGCGGCACCCCGTACGCGTTGAGCTGGGCGCTGGCCCATCGCGACCGGGTGCGCTCGCTGTCGATCGGCGACTACGTGCCCGAGGAGATCACGCTGCCCGGGGACGTGTCGACGTTCCTGCTGGACGGTCGGTGGCGCGGTACCCCGGTGCACGAGCGGCTCAACCGGGCCGCCGGCGAGGCGATCTTCCGGGCGGCGCGTCGGCAGTCGTTCTGGGAGGCGCTGGCGCAGTGGCAGCCGCCGCTGCTGGTGGTGCGCAGTCCGCACAGCCCGTTGATCGCCGACGAGGCGTGGGCGCGGTACCGGGAGCTGTTCCCGTCGGCGGCGCTGCACGTGTTCGCCGACTCCCCGCACGACATCTTCCGTCCCGACCGCGACCGGTACCCGGCGCTGGTCCGTGACCATGTCGACGGTGTGGGGTGA
- a CDS encoding class II fumarate hydratase, producing MSAEPSVTDDTEFRIEHDTMGEVRVPVNALWRAQTQRAVENFPISGRGLERTQIRALGLLKGACAQVNKDLGLLDAAKADAIIAAAAEIADGLHDDQFPIDVFQTGSGTSSNMNTNEVIAGIAGRNGVTVHPNDDVNMSQSSNDTFPTATHIAATEAAVRHLIPALEVLHESLAAKARQWRTVVKSGRTHLMDAVPVTLGQEFGGYARQVEAGIERVKATLPRLGELAIGGTAVGTGLNAPDDFDERVVAVLSEQTGLAELRVAVDHFEAQAARDGLVEASGALRTIAVSLTKIANDIRWMGSGPLTGLGEIQLPDLQPGSSIMPGKVNPVIPEAVTQVAAQVIGNDAAIAWGGGNGAFELNVYIPMMARNILESFKILTNASKLFAERCIDGLVANEERLRELAESSPSIVTPLNSAIGYEEAAAVAKQALKEKKTIRQTVIDRDLIGEKLSEEELDKRLDVLAMAKVKDGDR from the coding sequence ATGAGCGCCGAGCCGTCTGTCACCGACGACACCGAGTTCCGCATCGAGCACGACACCATGGGCGAGGTCCGGGTGCCGGTCAACGCGCTGTGGCGCGCGCAGACCCAGCGCGCGGTGGAGAACTTCCCGATCTCCGGGCGCGGCCTCGAGCGCACCCAGATCCGCGCGCTCGGCCTGCTCAAGGGCGCCTGCGCTCAGGTGAACAAGGACCTGGGGCTGCTCGACGCCGCCAAGGCCGACGCGATCATCGCCGCGGCCGCCGAGATCGCCGACGGGCTGCACGACGACCAGTTCCCGATCGACGTGTTCCAGACCGGCTCGGGCACCAGCTCGAACATGAACACCAACGAGGTGATCGCGGGCATCGCGGGGCGCAACGGGGTGACCGTGCACCCCAACGACGACGTCAACATGTCGCAGAGCTCCAACGACACCTTCCCCACCGCGACGCACATCGCCGCGACGGAAGCCGCTGTGCGCCACCTGATCCCGGCGCTCGAGGTGCTGCACGAGTCGCTGGCGGCCAAGGCGCGCCAGTGGCGCACGGTGGTGAAGTCCGGCCGCACGCACCTGATGGACGCCGTGCCGGTCACGCTGGGCCAGGAGTTCGGCGGCTATGCCCGCCAGGTCGAGGCGGGCATCGAGCGCGTCAAGGCGACGCTGCCGCGGCTCGGTGAGCTCGCGATCGGCGGCACCGCCGTCGGCACCGGGCTCAACGCCCCCGACGACTTCGACGAGCGCGTCGTCGCCGTGCTCAGCGAGCAGACCGGGCTGGCCGAACTGCGGGTCGCCGTCGACCATTTCGAGGCCCAGGCCGCCCGCGACGGTCTGGTCGAGGCGTCCGGCGCGCTGCGCACCATCGCGGTGTCACTGACCAAGATCGCCAACGACATCCGGTGGATGGGCTCGGGACCGCTGACGGGGCTGGGCGAGATCCAGCTGCCCGACCTGCAGCCCGGCAGCTCGATCATGCCCGGCAAGGTGAACCCGGTGATCCCGGAGGCGGTGACGCAGGTGGCCGCCCAGGTCATCGGCAACGACGCCGCGATCGCCTGGGGCGGCGGCAACGGCGCCTTCGAGCTCAACGTCTACATCCCGATGATGGCGCGCAACATCCTCGAGTCGTTCAAGATCCTGACCAACGCCTCGAAGTTGTTCGCCGAGCGCTGCATTGACGGCCTGGTCGCCAACGAGGAGCGGCTGCGCGAGCTCGCGGAGTCGTCACCGTCGATCGTGACGCCGCTGAACTCGGCGATCGGCTACGAGGAGGCCGCGGCCGTCGCCAAGCAGGCGCTCAAGGAGAAGAAGACCATCCGGCAGACGGTCATCGACCGCGACCTGATCGGCGAGAAGCTGTCCGAGGAAGAGCTCGACAAGCGGCTCGACGTACTGGCGATGGCCAAGGTGAAGGACGGCGACCGCTAA
- a CDS encoding AAA family ATPase, with protein MPTYLANRPTEEAAVAEFLNAASQAPSALLIDGEAGIGKSTLWLAALDRAAGQGFQILSARTAFVESVAAYATLAELLGDVPADVVADLPSAQRVALEQVRGDAEAAPTDQRAVAAAFLSVVEQLAEQAPVLLALDDAQWIDQSSVHVLAYTARRLSGPVGVLGTVRTEGPGDPVSWLQMRRPDAVHRIALRPLASRALQSVVTEHLGRPVPRTKMARIYDISGGNPFYAIELAKVFDSGEDKPLPHTLSAVVQARLDGLEADVHAPLLAAATAAAPTVDLVVAAIGAGHDRTVELLEAAEQQGIIAIEGNRIRFTHPLLATGVYTSSPTDERRQMHRRLAGVVGEPEMRARHLALATTTTGDDETVTALERAAAGAQARGAPAAAAELMELAITLGGSTPERRIRLAAHVFDGGDPGRARTLLERAIAELRPGPGRAQALHLLAVVRFIDDGFVDAVELLQRALAEDRPDGPLRAVVLTTLAYGLYMTGDPDTAHRRAEEAVACAEGVGVPGLLSQALGAQAIIRYFTGGGVDEASMQRALDLEDHDLFAPVMLRPSLEHALILACIGELDASFDLMREIERRCVERGEEGELVFVEFYVALTRIWRGDLATAEQLADNVDELAQQLGGGFPAMLSAVLRAWLAVYRGDEREARRAIAEATDASERSGTAWHRDWTVTAHGLLEVSLGNYAAAVGSLQPLIDRFVPDSTEIQAASYIPDAVEALVELGRTEEAEPLVAALERNGERLDRPWMLAHGARCRALLLAAAGDLRGAVRGARRAVEQHDRLPMPFEQARTTLVLGQLQRRARDHAATASLRQALATFERLGTPLWADRARSALSGLSSGPATPSALTAAESRIAELAAAGLTNRDVANELFLSAKTVEATLARVYRKLGIRSRAELGRLMGRPDA; from the coding sequence ATGCCGACCTACCTCGCGAACCGGCCCACGGAGGAGGCCGCGGTCGCGGAGTTCCTCAACGCCGCGTCGCAGGCGCCGTCGGCACTGCTGATCGACGGTGAGGCCGGCATCGGCAAGTCCACGCTGTGGCTCGCGGCGCTGGACCGGGCAGCCGGCCAGGGATTCCAAATCCTGTCCGCCCGAACGGCTTTCGTGGAGTCCGTCGCCGCCTACGCCACGCTGGCCGAGCTGCTCGGCGACGTGCCTGCCGACGTCGTCGCGGATCTGCCGAGCGCCCAGCGCGTGGCGCTCGAACAGGTCCGCGGTGACGCCGAGGCCGCACCCACCGATCAACGCGCGGTCGCGGCGGCGTTCCTGTCGGTCGTCGAGCAGCTCGCCGAGCAGGCGCCGGTGCTGCTCGCTCTCGACGACGCGCAGTGGATCGACCAGTCCAGCGTGCACGTGCTGGCCTACACCGCGCGCCGGCTGTCCGGACCGGTGGGGGTGCTCGGCACCGTCCGCACCGAGGGCCCGGGCGATCCGGTCTCCTGGCTGCAGATGCGCCGCCCGGATGCTGTGCATCGGATCGCGCTGCGACCGTTGGCTTCTCGCGCACTGCAGTCCGTCGTCACCGAGCACCTCGGCCGGCCGGTGCCGCGCACGAAGATGGCCCGGATCTACGACATCTCCGGCGGAAACCCGTTCTACGCCATCGAATTGGCCAAGGTGTTCGACAGCGGTGAGGACAAGCCGTTGCCGCACACGCTGTCCGCCGTCGTGCAGGCCCGGCTCGACGGGCTGGAGGCCGACGTGCACGCTCCGCTGCTGGCGGCCGCCACCGCTGCCGCGCCGACCGTCGACCTCGTCGTCGCGGCGATCGGCGCCGGACACGACCGGACCGTCGAGCTGCTCGAAGCCGCCGAGCAGCAGGGCATCATCGCGATCGAGGGGAACCGGATCCGATTCACCCACCCGCTGCTGGCCACCGGCGTGTACACCAGCTCCCCGACCGACGAGCGCAGGCAGATGCACCGCAGGCTCGCCGGTGTCGTCGGCGAACCCGAAATGCGGGCCCGGCACCTCGCACTGGCGACGACGACGACGGGTGACGACGAGACCGTGACCGCGTTGGAACGCGCGGCGGCCGGCGCCCAGGCCCGCGGTGCGCCCGCCGCCGCTGCCGAACTGATGGAACTGGCGATCACCCTCGGCGGGTCGACGCCGGAGCGCCGAATCCGGTTGGCGGCGCACGTCTTCGACGGTGGTGACCCGGGCCGCGCCCGGACGCTGCTGGAACGCGCCATCGCCGAGTTGCGGCCCGGCCCCGGGCGCGCGCAGGCGCTGCACCTGTTGGCGGTGGTGCGCTTCATCGACGACGGCTTCGTCGACGCGGTCGAACTGCTGCAGCGCGCACTGGCCGAGGACCGGCCCGACGGTCCGCTGCGCGCGGTGGTGCTGACCACGCTGGCCTACGGGCTGTACATGACCGGCGACCCGGACACCGCGCACCGGCGTGCCGAGGAAGCCGTCGCCTGCGCCGAGGGGGTCGGGGTGCCCGGCCTGCTCAGCCAGGCGCTCGGCGCGCAGGCGATCATCCGGTACTTCACCGGCGGCGGGGTGGACGAGGCCAGCATGCAGCGCGCCCTGGACCTCGAGGACCACGACCTGTTCGCGCCCGTCATGCTCCGACCGAGCCTCGAGCACGCGCTGATCCTGGCCTGCATCGGTGAGCTCGACGCGTCGTTCGACCTGATGCGGGAGATCGAACGGCGCTGCGTCGAACGAGGCGAGGAGGGCGAGCTCGTCTTCGTCGAGTTCTACGTTGCGCTGACCCGCATCTGGCGGGGCGATCTGGCGACCGCCGAACAGCTCGCCGACAACGTCGACGAGTTGGCCCAGCAGCTCGGCGGCGGGTTCCCGGCGATGCTCAGCGCGGTGCTGCGCGCGTGGCTCGCGGTCTACCGGGGCGACGAGCGCGAGGCGCGGCGGGCCATCGCCGAAGCGACCGACGCCAGCGAGCGCAGCGGCACGGCGTGGCATCGGGACTGGACGGTGACCGCGCATGGGCTGCTGGAGGTCTCGCTCGGCAACTACGCCGCCGCGGTGGGATCGCTGCAGCCGCTGATCGACCGGTTCGTCCCGGACTCGACGGAAATTCAGGCCGCCTCCTACATCCCCGACGCGGTCGAGGCGCTCGTCGAACTCGGCCGCACCGAAGAGGCCGAACCTCTGGTGGCGGCGCTCGAGCGCAACGGCGAGCGGCTGGACCGGCCGTGGATGCTGGCCCACGGCGCGCGCTGCCGTGCCCTGCTGCTGGCCGCCGCCGGGGACCTGCGTGGCGCGGTGCGCGGTGCGCGTCGGGCGGTCGAGCAGCACGACCGGCTGCCGATGCCGTTCGAGCAGGCGCGCACCACCCTGGTGCTGGGCCAGTTGCAGCGGCGGGCCCGCGACCATGCGGCGACGGCGTCGCTGCGCCAGGCGCTGGCCACGTTCGAGCGCCTCGGCACGCCGCTGTGGGCCGACCGCGCCCGCAGCGCGCTGAGCGGGCTCAGCAGCGGGCCTGCGACCCCGTCCGCATTGACCGCCGCCGAATCGCGCATCGCCGAACTGGCCGCTGCCGGGCTGACCAACCGCGACGTCGCCAACGAGCTGTTCCTCAGCGCCAAGACCGTCGAAGCGACGCTCGCGCGGGTCTACCGCAAACTGGGCATCCGGTCGCGCGCCGAGCTGGGCCGGCTGATGGGTAGGCCCGACGCTTAA
- a CDS encoding SDR family oxidoreductase, with the protein MTFAGKQALVTGAGSGIGAALCRALVAAGAEVMCTDVDGEAAGRTASGLGPAARAARLDVTDADAVQGAVDEVVQRAGRLDLMFNNAGIVWGGDTELLTLEQWNAIIDVNIRGVVHGVAAAYPLMVRQGHGHIVNTASMAGLTAAGQVTSYVMTKHAVVGLSMALRSEAAARGVGVLAVCPAAVETPILDKGSVGGFVGRDYFLQAQGGKAYDADRLARDILRAVEKNKPILVKPRIAHAQWLFARLAPGLMNRVSMRFIADQRAKQAQARSSTL; encoded by the coding sequence ATGACTTTCGCGGGTAAGCAGGCGCTCGTCACCGGCGCCGGATCCGGCATCGGCGCGGCGCTGTGCCGGGCACTGGTCGCCGCGGGCGCGGAGGTGATGTGCACCGACGTCGACGGTGAGGCCGCCGGCCGCACGGCGTCGGGCCTCGGCCCCGCTGCCCGCGCGGCGCGCCTCGACGTCACCGACGCCGACGCCGTGCAGGGCGCCGTCGACGAGGTGGTGCAGCGGGCGGGGCGGCTCGACCTGATGTTCAACAACGCCGGAATCGTCTGGGGCGGCGACACCGAACTGCTCACGCTCGAGCAGTGGAACGCCATCATCGACGTCAACATCCGCGGCGTGGTGCACGGCGTCGCGGCCGCCTATCCGCTGATGGTGCGGCAGGGCCACGGCCACATCGTCAACACCGCATCGATGGCAGGTCTGACCGCCGCGGGCCAGGTCACCAGCTACGTGATGACCAAGCACGCCGTCGTCGGGCTGAGCATGGCGCTGCGCAGCGAGGCCGCCGCCCGCGGCGTCGGCGTGCTGGCCGTGTGCCCCGCCGCGGTCGAGACGCCGATCCTGGACAAGGGCTCGGTCGGCGGGTTCGTCGGCCGCGACTACTTCCTGCAAGCCCAGGGCGGCAAGGCCTATGACGCGGACCGGCTGGCCCGCGACATCCTGCGCGCCGTCGAGAAGAACAAGCCGATCCTGGTCAAACCGCGCATCGCGCACGCTCAGTGGCTGTTCGCGCGGCTCGCCCCGGGCCTGATGAACCGGGTGTCGATGCGGTTCATCGCCGACCAGCGGGCCAAACAAGCGCAAGCGAGGTCGTCGACGCTGTAG
- a CDS encoding AI-2E family transporter, which yields MATEFSMPQRRALAVATVVAVAFGAYFLRGYFILIVVAAVAAYLFSPLYLRLNRRLGTGLSATLTLLAAFAAVIVPLSLFVLLAVVQITTMVERVAEWVGRTDLSALGDRALQFVNDLLRRVPYIDTTVTPESLRESMTKVAQEAGQWLLGLLQGAAGGVFGAITALILFLYVFLSLLVNRERVVTVVRQLNPLGEDVTDVYMSKMGAMVKGTVMGQFVIAVCQGVAGAVSIYLAGFHQGFFLFAVLLSALSVIPLGSGIITIPFGVGMILFGNVFGGVFVILFHLIVVTNIDNFLRPILVPREARLDSALMLLAVFAGITMFGAWGIVIGPVLMIVIVTTISVYLQEYKGVPMQRHDTDEKPKRRNPFWWLGRRLKEARAKKARPEPKPAAP from the coding sequence ATGGCTACCGAATTCTCCATGCCGCAGCGGCGGGCCCTGGCCGTCGCGACCGTCGTCGCGGTCGCGTTCGGGGCGTACTTCCTGCGCGGCTACTTCATCCTGATCGTGGTGGCCGCGGTCGCGGCGTACCTGTTCTCGCCGCTGTATCTACGGCTCAACCGCCGGCTCGGCACCGGGCTGTCGGCGACGCTGACCCTGCTGGCCGCCTTCGCCGCGGTGATCGTGCCGTTGAGCCTGTTCGTGTTGCTCGCGGTCGTGCAGATCACCACGATGGTCGAGCGGGTCGCCGAATGGGTGGGCCGCACAGACCTTTCGGCGCTCGGCGACCGGGCGCTGCAGTTCGTCAACGACCTGCTGCGCCGCGTGCCCTACATCGACACCACGGTCACCCCGGAGTCGCTGCGCGAATCCATGACCAAGGTCGCGCAGGAGGCCGGCCAGTGGCTGCTGGGTCTGCTGCAGGGCGCTGCCGGTGGCGTGTTCGGCGCGATCACCGCGCTGATCCTGTTCCTGTACGTGTTCCTGTCGCTGTTGGTCAACCGGGAGCGCGTCGTGACCGTCGTGCGTCAGCTCAACCCGCTCGGCGAGGACGTCACCGACGTCTACATGTCGAAGATGGGCGCGATGGTGAAGGGCACCGTGATGGGCCAGTTCGTCATCGCGGTGTGCCAGGGCGTCGCCGGTGCGGTGTCGATCTACCTCGCGGGTTTCCACCAGGGCTTCTTCCTGTTCGCCGTGCTGCTGTCGGCGCTGTCGGTCATCCCGCTGGGCAGCGGCATCATCACGATCCCGTTCGGTGTCGGAATGATCCTGTTCGGCAACGTGTTCGGCGGGGTGTTCGTGATCCTGTTCCACCTCATCGTGGTGACCAACATCGACAACTTCCTGCGCCCGATCCTGGTGCCGCGGGAAGCCCGGCTGGACTCCGCGCTGATGCTGCTGGCGGTGTTCGCGGGCATCACCATGTTCGGCGCGTGGGGCATCGTGATCGGCCCGGTGCTGATGATCGTCATCGTCACCACGATCAGCGTCTATCTGCAGGAGTACAAGGGCGTGCCGATGCAGCGCCACGACACCGACGAGAAGCCCAAGCGACGAAACCCGTTCTGGTGGTTGGGCCGCCGCTTGAAGGAGGCCAGGGCCAAGAAGGCGCGCCCGGAACCTAAACCAGCCGCTCCTTGA
- a CDS encoding SRPBCC family protein produces MSESIHVAVPPDQLYEMVSDVTRMGEWSPICRACWWDEGDGPRVGAWFTGRNETPERTWETRSQVVAAEPGREFAWEVNDGWVYWGYTFEPADGGTTLTEHWELRPKGVAGFHERYGEQGDAQIAERREAARTGIPATLAAIKQAAESS; encoded by the coding sequence ATGTCGGAGTCGATCCACGTGGCGGTGCCGCCCGATCAGCTCTACGAGATGGTGTCCGACGTGACCAGGATGGGTGAGTGGAGCCCGATCTGCCGCGCCTGCTGGTGGGACGAGGGCGACGGGCCGCGGGTCGGCGCCTGGTTCACCGGTCGCAACGAGACTCCCGAACGGACGTGGGAGACGCGGTCGCAGGTGGTGGCCGCCGAGCCCGGCCGCGAGTTCGCGTGGGAGGTCAACGACGGCTGGGTGTACTGGGGCTACACCTTCGAGCCCGCCGACGGCGGCACCACGCTGACCGAGCACTGGGAGTTGCGGCCCAAGGGCGTCGCGGGCTTTCACGAACGCTACGGCGAGCAGGGCGACGCGCAGATCGCCGAGCGCCGCGAGGCCGCGCGTACCGGCATCCCCGCCACGCTCGCCGCGATCAAGCAGGCCGCCGAAAGCAGCTGA
- the glpX gene encoding class II fructose-bisphosphatase, which produces MSPSRGEAPDRNLALELVRVTEAGAMAAGRWVGRGDKEGGDGAAVDAMRELVNSVSMRGVVVIGEGEKDNAPMLYNGEDVGNGDGPECDFAVDPIDGTTLMSKGLSNAISVLAVSERGTMYDPSAVFYMNKIAVGPDAVDAIDITAPIGENIRQVAKAKGVSVSDLTVCILDRPRHEQLIRDVRDAGARCRLISDGDVAGAISACRPNTSTDLLVGIGGTPEGIIAAAAIRCMGGAIQGTLAPKDDEERQKAIDKGLDLDQVLHTEDLVSGENVFFCATGVTDGDLLKGVHFYGGGCTTQSIVMRSKSGTVRMIEAYHRLSKLNEYSAIDFTGDKNAVYPLP; this is translated from the coding sequence ATGAGCCCCTCGCGCGGTGAAGCACCTGATCGAAATCTGGCCCTTGAGCTGGTCCGGGTCACCGAAGCCGGCGCCATGGCCGCCGGCCGGTGGGTCGGCCGCGGCGACAAGGAGGGCGGCGACGGCGCGGCGGTCGACGCCATGCGTGAGCTGGTGAACTCCGTGTCGATGCGCGGCGTCGTGGTGATCGGCGAGGGCGAGAAGGACAACGCGCCGATGCTCTACAACGGCGAAGACGTCGGCAACGGCGACGGGCCGGAGTGTGACTTCGCCGTCGACCCGATCGACGGCACCACGCTGATGAGCAAGGGCCTGTCCAACGCGATCTCGGTGCTCGCGGTGTCCGAGCGCGGCACCATGTACGACCCGTCGGCGGTGTTCTACATGAACAAGATCGCCGTCGGCCCCGACGCGGTCGACGCGATCGACATCACCGCGCCGATCGGCGAGAACATCCGCCAGGTCGCCAAGGCCAAGGGCGTGTCGGTGTCGGACCTGACCGTCTGCATCCTCGACCGGCCCCGCCACGAGCAGCTGATCCGCGACGTGCGCGACGCCGGTGCGCGCTGCCGGTTGATCTCCGACGGCGACGTCGCGGGTGCGATCTCGGCGTGCCGCCCCAACACCAGCACCGATCTGCTCGTCGGCATCGGCGGCACCCCGGAGGGCATCATCGCCGCGGCCGCCATCCGCTGCATGGGCGGCGCCATCCAGGGCACGCTGGCGCCCAAGGACGACGAGGAACGCCAGAAGGCGATCGACAAGGGCCTCGACCTGGACCAGGTGCTGCACACCGAGGACCTGGTGTCCGGCGAGAACGTGTTCTTCTGCGCGACCGGCGTCACCGACGGCGACCTGCTCAAGGGCGTGCACTTCTACGGCGGCGGCTGCACCACCCAGTCGATCGTCATGCGGTCCAAGTCGGGCACCGTGCGGATGATCGAGGCCTACCACCGGCTCTCCAAGCTCAACGAGTACTCCGCGATCGATTTCACCGGCGACAAGAACGCCGTCTACCCGCTGCCGTAA
- a CDS encoding SDR family NAD(P)-dependent oxidoreductase codes for MSNGRSAVVIGAASGIGWATARALAAEGDRVTLADRNLDGAEQRAGELGAPHTAAHVEVTDEASVKALFDGLGPLDIAVNCAGFGSLGLITDLAVEEFRSVIDVCLTGAFIVAKYAGQTLQPGGSLVSISSLNGRQPAVGMSAYCSAKAGLSMLTQVAALEMGPRGIRVNAVAPGFVETPLTEGSSLVPGLVEDYVGNTALGRAGQPEEIADAVVFLCSEKAGWLTGEVLDLNGGAHLNKYPDVLGHVMKLAEQS; via the coding sequence ATGAGCAACGGTCGTTCGGCAGTGGTGATCGGCGCCGCGTCGGGCATCGGTTGGGCGACGGCGCGCGCACTGGCCGCCGAAGGCGACCGGGTCACCCTGGCCGACCGCAACCTCGACGGCGCCGAGCAGCGCGCCGGCGAACTCGGCGCGCCGCACACCGCCGCGCACGTCGAGGTCACCGACGAAGCGTCGGTGAAGGCGTTGTTCGACGGGCTCGGGCCGCTCGACATCGCGGTCAACTGCGCGGGTTTCGGCAGCCTCGGGCTGATCACCGATCTCGCCGTCGAGGAGTTCCGCTCGGTGATCGACGTCTGCCTCACCGGCGCCTTCATCGTCGCCAAGTACGCCGGACAGACCCTGCAACCCGGCGGCTCGCTGGTGTCGATCAGCTCGCTCAACGGCCGCCAACCCGCCGTCGGCATGAGCGCCTACTGCTCAGCCAAGGCGGGGCTGTCGATGCTGACCCAGGTCGCCGCGCTGGAGATGGGCCCGCGCGGCATCCGGGTCAACGCCGTGGCACCCGGATTCGTCGAGACCCCGCTGACCGAGGGATCGTCGCTCGTCCCCGGTCTCGTCGAGGACTACGTCGGCAACACCGCGCTCGGGCGGGCGGGACAGCCCGAGGAGATCGCCGACGCGGTGGTGTTCCTGTGCTCGGAGAAGGCCGGCTGGCTCACCGGTGAGGTGCTCGACCTCAACGGCGGCGCCCACCTGAACAAGTATCCCGACGTGCTCGGGCACGTGATGAAATTGGCAGAGCAGTCATGA
- a CDS encoding dienelactone hydrolase family protein, producing MTADTAPEPNVAGQAAPQADLTGWALAPFTASGYTHDVYRKGEGPGVVLIPEMPGAHPGVLALGNHLVDNGFTVAMPSLFGTPGAPPMRPGMVPVMLRGCVAREFAAFATNADRPVAHYLRALARDLNEQTPGKGVGVIGQCFTGGFALAAAVDDSVLAPVLSQPSLPLPLTPKQRRDPGLSEAELKIVERRAANEGLCALGLRFSKDPLSPAERFTTLKDRLGDAFEVIEIDSGKGNEHGFTAMAHSVLTLELREREGHPTDVALKRVVAFLKERLV from the coding sequence ATGACCGCCGATACCGCCCCGGAGCCCAATGTCGCCGGCCAGGCGGCTCCGCAAGCCGACCTCACCGGGTGGGCCCTCGCGCCGTTCACCGCGTCCGGATACACCCACGACGTCTACCGCAAGGGCGAGGGCCCCGGCGTGGTGCTCATCCCGGAGATGCCCGGCGCACATCCCGGGGTGCTGGCGCTCGGTAACCACCTGGTGGACAACGGGTTCACGGTCGCGATGCCGTCGCTGTTCGGGACGCCGGGAGCGCCGCCGATGCGGCCCGGGATGGTGCCGGTGATGCTGCGCGGCTGCGTGGCCCGCGAGTTCGCCGCGTTCGCGACGAACGCCGACCGTCCCGTCGCGCACTACCTGCGGGCGCTGGCCCGTGACCTCAACGAGCAGACGCCGGGCAAGGGCGTCGGCGTGATCGGGCAGTGCTTCACCGGCGGCTTCGCGCTCGCGGCGGCCGTCGACGACAGCGTGCTGGCGCCGGTGCTGAGCCAGCCGTCGCTGCCGCTGCCGTTGACGCCCAAGCAGCGCCGCGACCCCGGGCTGTCGGAGGCCGAGCTGAAGATCGTCGAACGCCGGGCCGCCAACGAGGGCCTGTGCGCGCTGGGGCTGCGGTTCAGTAAGGACCCGTTGTCACCGGCCGAACGGTTCACGACGCTCAAGGACCGGCTCGGTGACGCGTTCGAGGTGATCGAGATCGACTCGGGCAAGGGCAACGAGCACGGGTTCACCGCGATGGCGCACTCGGTGCTGACGCTGGAACTGCGTGAGCGCGAGGGTCATCCGACCGACGTCGCACTCAAGCGCGTCGTCGCGTTCCTCAAGGAGCGGCTGGTTTAG
- a CDS encoding DUF4245 domain-containing protein has translation MTTPQPQPVPKPAKSRLLHDGRDMFWSIAPLVVACIVLAGLLGMCSFQAGGPGKGPAPSHDAPAALRADADALKIPIRVPALPEGWQSNSGSRQGIDAGRIDPATRQPARAVSSTVGYLAPSGMYVSLTQSNADEDKLVGSLNADVVPTGVVDVDGVRWVVYEGSDDDGDPAEPVWTTRLTGAGGPAQIALTGAANAAEFRTLASATQTASPLPAA, from the coding sequence ATGACCACGCCACAGCCGCAGCCGGTACCCAAACCTGCCAAGTCGCGGCTGCTCCACGACGGCCGCGACATGTTCTGGTCGATCGCGCCGCTGGTGGTCGCCTGCATCGTGCTGGCCGGGCTGCTCGGCATGTGTTCGTTCCAGGCCGGTGGCCCGGGCAAGGGGCCCGCACCCTCGCACGACGCACCCGCGGCGCTGCGAGCCGACGCCGACGCGCTCAAGATCCCGATCCGGGTGCCCGCGCTGCCCGAGGGATGGCAGTCCAACTCCGGCAGCCGGCAGGGCATCGACGCCGGACGCATCGACCCGGCGACCCGCCAACCGGCGCGGGCGGTGAGTTCGACCGTCGGCTACCTGGCGCCCAGCGGTATGTACGTGAGCCTCACCCAGAGCAACGCCGACGAGGACAAACTGGTCGGCTCGCTCAACGCCGACGTCGTGCCGACCGGGGTGGTCGACGTCGACGGTGTGCGCTGGGTGGTCTACGAGGGCAGCGACGACGACGGCGACCCCGCCGAACCGGTGTGGACCACCCGCCTGACCGGCGCCGGGGGCCCCGCCCAGATCGCGCTGACCGGGGCCGCGAACGCCGCGGAGTTTCGTACGCTGGCGTCGGCGACGCAGACCGCGTCCCCGCTGCCCGCTGCCTGA